The genomic window AGTGGCTGTGATCAGGATTTACTGGGACTGGATCCGAGCAGAGACATCAGGACATAAAACTTCAGCTCAGAATTCCCCTTTAAAGTTTAGAAATGCATTCCGGAAAAGGATCTGTGTTATGAATTAGTGCCAAAAGGTTTAGCATATTTATAAATGGTTCAAAACACTACAAAGTATGTGAATCCCTTTTAACTGAGACATCCAAGCTCTTTGTGCCAGAATTTTCTCTTCAGAATGCATCAACATCCAAAAGACATAAACCATGCTTTTAGCGTGCTAGCAGCTGTAGTAAacattctccatctctctctggcCCTTATATATTACACAGGTATGTCAGCATTGATAAAAAGATATATTGCAACACAGATGAGTTGCATATGGAATTCATGGTTGTCATATCCTAAGTTAGGCACAGTACATACACAGAAgtatgtatgcacacacacactgagcggGGGGAGGTTAAGAGGCTTGTAGGGTCCGTTTAAACCATTATCAGGTCCAACAATCTGTCTGCAGTTGGATTTCACCCCATGCACTCTTTGCTCCCCACTTTTCTCTCCGCTCGCTCCATCTATCCACCCCCAGCGAGCTCTGACTGCTTTCATTAAAACCAGATTGTTCAAATAAATCAAGCCTCTCCCCCTTTCCTggctgcttttttctctctctctctcttcttttctctcagcGCCCGACAGAAGTCCATGTGGAGAAAGGTCTTTAAATGAGAAGCACATTCTGGGGCTAATGAGGGTGATGGGCTGTGAAGTTGGGGTTTGTCTTAATTTATGGGCCACATTGTGGCTCGATGGTACACAGTATATGTACTGACTGTCGATGTCTGTCAAATCTATACACATCAATGAAATGACAGCAACTTTGGATCATGTTTGGTCCCAGCCATGCATTTAAAGTCTTACCGTGGGTtgtgaatgttttgtttgttttaaggtTTTTGTAATTGGAGAACCATAACCTGCTGTACACTGATCTGTACCTAGAGTACCATTGTTTAGATTAATGTTGCATTGCAGAAATTACACAGTGAAATATAGTTGACCAAACATCTGTCTCAAATTTGCGCTAAATTTGCTGGTGCTTTCAGGGAACATTTTGCATTTGCTGCATCAGCTGCTttttaagtggaaaaaaataactatgtgtgtaaagtaacaaaaacacaacttatTCAATTAAAGATGGTACAGATTTTTTCCTTTGCTTACTGAGTGGAGTGCTTCACGGCAGCAGTGTCCTCAGAACTTCCACTGGTGACTGGAAGTCAAGTTGCATCAATTAATACAGTATCAATTTAAAATGTGCCTGTCAATAGGGGCTGATCGCCTGCATTAGTAGGCTACTCTGCACTTCTTTGACAGTGTCTGGGTGACAGTGTAGAAAGCGTTATTGATATCAAACAAAGTGTTGTCTGTGCCTAAAAATAGCTTACAAGCTGCTTGTTACCTTTCTCAGCTTTCTGGCCCCAAACCATAGTTGGGAGTTCACTAGTGTCTTTAGCACGGCTCATAATCTAGCTGCTAACCAGCTCTAGCAGACCagactgctctgctgctgctgatgagatGCTGTGGTGGTGCTCTTGAAcagaaactttattttctttgcacCAGCCAATGCAGCTCGATTAACTATTATGCTGCAGCCTTGAGCTTGTCTGGATGCTTTTACACTGACTATTACAACTCACTAACTGTAGCATGTACTCTTCGCTCACACAAGAGGGAGATCTACTTTCACACCTGGATGAACTATGTCCCATACAGGTTACACACAAGGCCACCGCCCAGGAAGGCTGGGACGGTATTATTCTGCTTGGTTACCAACTGATGTCATCTGTTGGGTCTGTTACTGTAATCCAAACCGAGAAGATCCCCTCCACAAAAATGCTTTCCTTGTTCATCACAACACATTGCTTGTATCCATATCTTTGACAGGTTCAGACAGCGTGACACCAAATGCCATTCTAGCATTGCAATAATATCTGTTATGTTTCTGGGGAAACACATTGTCATGAACACTGATTTGTCACtggtaaaatgtgtttgtgctggacAGCTTTTCCAGGGAACTTTTTTCCAAGTTCCGAATTCCAAGAATTTGATCCGAGAAGTGGGCAAAAACGTTCCAGGCAGTCACAAATATGCGTCTTGTGGCTCCTTGTCAGTTTCCTGTTATTTCACTCTgtgctatgacattttattagGCTTATATCGGCCTTTGTATACACTACCCAATGTTTTGCTGAAtccttaaaaaaagaaatctctcTTTCTATACTGCCACAGTTATAGTACAGTTATAGCCATCGGAGGCCACACCCTTTAAAATTGGGTCTTGTTctagcaaacacacaaaacaaccaaacaaaaatgtttaccCCCTAGTAATTTTCTGTGGAATTCAGGATGATAATCTAAAAATCCCGCCCTCTGAGCCACAGTGGCTCCTGTCAGTCCTCCAACTCTTAAAAAGAATCCCCTCAATTTTAATCTCTTTTTCATTAGAAACTGAAAGGGTATAATCTGCTCCATGAATATATAATTAGGTATTTGTATATCTTTATAGACGTCCTACTGTTTTTCTGGGCATTTAAACATGTTCGGCTGGCAAACCCTGACTGATGCAGACCTCAGCATGAGGTTGTGCTTAATGTCATgtctcctgtgtctgtgttattgcAGCCTGCTTGTAAGCTAACCACCTAAAAGATATCTTATTTGGCTTATATGCATTTTTGTGCATGTCAACATACTCATAACAGTGTAATTTGAAAATGGGACAGAGGGACTGACACCTGTGGGCTGATCAGTTCTGTTGTTAATCCAAATGCTGTATTCTATTTCTTCAAGGTCctagttcattcattttacctTTGCCCTTTGTGCTGCAAACAACAGAGGCTCCCCCAGTATGGCAAGTTTGGTGTGTTTCAGCATGTTGACAAATAGAAATCTTTGGCGTAAAATGGCCCattaaataaattactttttcTGAGGTGTAGCGGGGtgttgcatttgcatttgcaagATCCATGGCAGGCTCAACCTAGACTGCAGCTCCAGTGTTTTTTATATCATGTAGATATAAAGTAGACATACCAGAGTCACACTCAATGTCAGTGACACAAAGCTGAACAAGGACTGTTTATATCTGAATTAATAATCTAAACATTCAGGAAAGATTTATCACATGTTCAGAGGAATAATTATCATAACCTTCTACCCCTACGAGTCCTTACTGTAACTTggactttttatttattgtgtacTGTTTTCATTGAAATTAAGTGTGGGTAcgatgtttaaaaatgtaaatgctgaGTCAGCAACAAAACAACCAGTGGCAAAAGTAGCAGAGCCATGTAATCTCTGTGATTTGAAACGGTGTGTTatactgtgtgtcattttttccaCTGGCATCTGTTCTTGGCTattaacagaaaatacagaaatgaccTCTATCCACAAACCAACATAACGTCACAAAGTAATCATGTTATGATTGAGGTtagggtgtatgtgtgtgtgagtgtaatgAGGTATTGAAAGATAAAGGCTGTGTGCAATCTTCTGTTATTACTGGCAATCCTTtctcagttgttgtttttaacattcCTCTATTACAACACCCCTGTAAGTTCAAAACTAACTTCCAGCCTAAAATTGGCCCATATTCCTCAAACCCAAAATGAGGAAGAAAACTGCTAAAGCCCTCGCTACTGAGCTCATTAACATGTACATTACTgcaccattaaaaaaacacatctaacAGTGACTTGAATCCACATTATTcttgataaaacacaaaaccacaggcATATTATTATTAAGGCATTTTAATACTGTTCTTTTTCTCAGCATTGCTTTTCTAGcaaacatgtacacaaaaacataactgacaaacatttaacaataagaaaaaaggtTCCCTAAATAAACAGGGAAGGTACTGtaacaaacatgttgaaaatatttcaaacatttcctgCCCCTCTCACCATCCAAAGCAATACAGAGTGTCTTCCAGTTGATATATTGGAGGGAGATATATGagcatctgtgtctgtgtttatactGGAATATTGACAGAGTGAAGAAAGTAGTGAAGCCAAAGAATGGCGAGTTGATTTTGGACAGTGCTGGAGTGTACTGCATGGACTCAATTGTAAAGCAGACAAGGTATTGTAGATGTGGAAgcaaaacaaactaacaaaaaggacacacacacacacacacacacacacctgtacaaaCCAACTGATGATAATACCCAGTCATCTAAGCTTTCAGCTGTTGGATACCCCAGGACTGAGGAAGGTCTTTTTTTGAAACCTGGCTGAAttgattacattacatttcacGTTTCTTCATTTTTAGTTTGTAGTATAGTATAATGCAATGTCTTGTGAGGCAAAATAAAGGCCCTTTTGTTCCTGCAATGCACATCAGCATGTAATATGATGCTACAAGATTTCAGTAAGGCTCTGCGCCAATGTCACTAAGGCACATCTCTGTAAACCTATTATACTTTGCCATATctttttcatgatttatttttcaatatataaaaaagaaaagtaacatTATAAGCTTTTGGCATTCCCATTCccagacaggaaaaaagagaataaataccTAAAAACGGTGCATTTCACAGTCTGGTTGGCagtaaacaagcaaaacaaGTCTCCAAACACACAAGCCAATTATCGTTGTTGAGCAAAAACATACTGGATGGTTAAAGTGGAGGTCCAGAGAACCAGCAAGAGGGTGTGAGAGAACGAAAAGCTTACAGGGGAACACTGTCTTGACCATATCTCAGAAGCGATATGGTCAGCAGCACCAAAAGGAAAGAGCGAAATTGACTGACACTCACAGCAAATTGCCTTGACTCTCTTTGAACTTGCCTTCTATTCTCAGCACACGCATGTGCCACTTTATAGGAGTGGGCTTTGTGGCAAAAAGGCCTTTGAACACAGTTTTGGGAGCTTTGGCAGTCAAAAACCGTCTGAGGCTTGTCTTAACCATGTCCTTATGAAACGCTGGCAGAAATAATAAAGTGTCTGACACACTTAGACTCATTCAACGAGTTCCTcggatttactgtatgttggtGAAAAAACATTCTGTACACAATGTAAAGATAACAATTTTAATGTaatcttttaattaaaactttttAGATATTTGCTTATTGCTGGTTGCTCTTAGTGCTGGACTCAAGGACTAACTAGTATTTACTTCTAGACTCATTGCAAGGAGCTCAGGAAGGTTTTCACAACATATAACCTAAAATGCAAATAGAAAATGATCAAATCCATGACAGCTTAAGCACAGTTTCAAGGGGGAAAATTAATAATGTTGCaactgacaacaacagcaatacTGAATGGACAttaacaccaaaaaaaaaacaaaaaaaaacaaaaaaaaaaaaaacacacacacacacacacacaacaaaaacagaatatcaTATCAGCTAGACAAAATGGCCTTCTCATCACAGCACAGAACATTGCAGGCAAAGTCCATTCACAATGGCTCTTCGTTCAGTCCATTTATCTTTCACAGCAAATTTATCTCCTGCAAAGCCAGAAGCTTTTGGGATGTGTGGAAAGAGTTATTGTAGATCTGTTGACactgaaaaatctaaatctgcATGTGAAGAAACTTGGAAGTTTTGTGTCAGGTTAGATAATGTCAACAGCAAAATATGGAGTTTAGGCAGCTTTTATGGTCATCAACCTATTACtagctttattttatttttattctatttttaagTAGTTTTTCAATGTTTTCTTGTTATTGCATTTCCTTATGTGACCATCAGTCTTGTGGCAGTTCATGACTGGGACACCAGAAATGAAAGGCAATATTTCTTTTCAGTGCAAGTTCTTTTTATAATTCCCATGGAGCATGGAGCATGGAGTTGAAGTTGGTCAAAACCCCATTTTGTACCAGGACGTGTGTTCCAGGCACGTCTACATCTGCATCCCTGTTTTCATTAAACCACTGTCATTTCCTCCACTTCTGTAGCCCAAATGCTGAGGCACTTTTCTCCTTACTGTATCTCCTAAATCCAGCAACAAGATTACAGCTCATTTGCGTAGCTTCTTTCatataaacaaagaaatttcAAAAATGAGCTGTCAATTACAGTTGTGTCAATGCGAAAAGGCACTTCCGTTTTCAGTCTGCTACTAAGACTCCTCTAGTCGATTGCACTTAGTTTACTCGCTTCGTTAAGTCTCACCATCATCAAACTTGGCTGGATGACTTTAAACCACATCCTGTTTATTGTCCCACAGTGGTTTAGCAGATTTCCAATATTCTTCATAATCTTAAATTCATCATTTAGTATCTTCAAAATAGATGATCCATTCTGTAGTGTTATAATTTAGACAATTCCAAATAAGTAAGTGCCACTTTTTCAATTGTGGATATGTGAAATTGGAATGAGAATAAGATTTTTAACCACTAAGTGAGCCACAACAGGATTTCACAAGTCCTGATGGGCAAGCCCACTTGCCAAAATCTTTCCaagtgtttatattttattgcaTCTTAGAAATAAGATGGCTTTAGGGATGCTAGATTATTATTTGATGGGCAGTGTCCTTGCATCAAGGGTACCTCATAGTCCAAGCTCCCATTTTGTTGCAAGGATGAAGGTGGCTGAGGGGTGTGGCAGTGGTCAACCTCAGGCTGTTTGTGGGGTAGTGTACCATTGCCCCCATTCTCTAGGCAAGCCTTTATCCCCTCCAGTTCCATGGGATCAGGATCAGCTGGGCCCAGCTCCAGTTCCATTCCTGCCTTGGCCTGCCTTCTCTTCCGTAGACAGATGATTGTCCCAGCCACCACGGCCAACCCCAGCACCAGTGCCAGGGCAGCAAGGGCAGGGATTAGAGTATATGTTACCTGGCTCTGTGTCTCCACCCTGGGCTCTAAGGATGTCTGTGGAACCCCTTCAGTGCGAGCCTCCGTACATGAGCTGTTGGACCTAGAGTTGACTCTCTCACCCAGGGGACTGGCACATACTGAGTAGGTACAGTTAGGTATCAAACCACGTAAAGTGTACTCAGGGTAGGATGCCGGTACACTCAGGATAATGGGGCGACGGTCAGGTCCTGAGAGGTTTCGGTAAGTCAACCTGATGCCGCGGATGTGTGGCCGTGTCTTAATGAAACGATGCAGATCAAGATGGATAGATGTGGAGGTCACCTGCCGTGAGCTGATGGCATCAAGTTCAGGAAGCACTGGAGGGGCAACTTCAGTTGCTGAAGGTTTTGGTGGCTCAGGAACTTCATCCACATTTTCACAATAGAGGCCAGAGGTTCCTGAGGGACACAGACAGCTGAGTTGACCCAGTGGATCAAAATTACAAGTGCCCCCATTGAGGCAAATGTTTGGTGGGCAGATGTGTGGCTCGTTTTCCCCGCTGGTGGAGCTAGGAGACACTGGAGGTTCTGGTGGAAGGGGGTAGCTGTCTGTTTTTGAGGAGACAGTTTCCACActtggtggtggaggaggaggaatagcATTGGTATGAGTGGTTTCGGGAGATGTAGTGGGCATCAAGGGAACAGAAGTACTTCCAATGGGGGAGCCAATCAGCACTGTTGTGGTTGGTGGACATCCAAAATCTTTGTGCTCCAGTGCTGAAAGCATCTTCCCAGCATTAACTGGAGGGAAGTGACATCTAGTTTCCTCAGGCCTACCAAGATTCACACCCTTCTCTTTTAACCACACAGGGAACCAGGCTAATGGACACAAGCAGTTGAATGGGTTCTCAGCTGCTGTCAAGTGGCTCAATCTAGGGAAGGTCTGGAAGAAACCCTGGGGAAATCCCTGGAGATGAAGTCCACTGAGATCCAGTTCTTGAAGTCCAGTCAGTTTCTGGAAGTCCTCTACCCTGAGTTTACCGAATGGATTGGCAGCCAGGTTAAGCTTGATCAGCCCCTTGAGCGAGTCTTGCTTTAGGGCCTGTGGCACCTCAGCTAACTGGTTTATGGAGATGTCGAGCTCATGGAGGTTCCCAAGAGAGGCTATGAGATCCTCATCCACAGAGGTGAGCCCCAGAGATGCCAGCTTTAGGGCCTCCaggtggggagtttggaggTCTGCAGGTCCCAGAGTTGGGATGTTGTTTTGGCTGATGTCTAGGAGCAGAAGCCTGGGGAAATGAAGGGATGGCAGAGAGGTGAGCTGGTTCCCTTGGAGCTTGAGTTCCAGTAGCATTTCTAAACTGTTAAAAGCCTCTACATGGATGCTCTGAATGCGGTTTGCATGGAGATACAGCCTCTCCAGCTGGACCAATCCAGAAAAACTGTTCTTAGAAATGTGGGTAATCTGGTTAGAGGACAGGTCCAAGTTCTTAAGTTTAGACAGCATCTCAAATACACCGTCTGGAATCTCTGACAGCTCATTCTGGCTCAAGTCTAGCATCTCCAACTCCACCAGGCCTTTGAAGTCATCTTGGGACAAAGTGTTGATGCCATTCTGGAAGATGTAGAGTTCTTGGGTGGTTGCAGGGACATGGGGCACAGTACTGGAGTGTCGATGAATGCAGAATATAGAATCCTGGACCTGGCAGGAACATTCTGCCGGGCAGTCAGAGGATAACACGAGACCAGATGAGAGTAACAAGAGCAGGAAGTAAGGTAACATGGTGATGTCAGGCCTGAAACTCTGAAAGacataagagagagagagaagaaatcGTTGACGTTAGTCACCATTCACATACTGAGGTGGTCctaattaaaaatgacattatttacCAGGAATATATGAAAGTTAAGTGAGAAGTCTTTTTCTCAATCCAGTTCCTAAAGCCTAATTCTACTTTCTCATACATCATTTCTGGAGGGATTTTTTCTTGATCCCTTCCACAAACATGCAATTACACAGAAAAGGAGCATGCAAGCACACTTTAGCCCAATCAACAAACCCTAGATTCTACACTCACACGGGCATATATacaaacagtaacactgactgtTTCATCATAGTGAATTTTATGTTTTACATCCTTAATGAGCAGACACCCCAGGGATCAGAGCCCACAGGCCAAGGCGACGGCTTAACACAGCCCACCCAGGGTGACCCCTCCTGGGGAAAGTGAGAAACCTATTCAGCCTCTTCCCTGTGTTTATGACACAGTCCTTAGCCCGTGAAACCCAGTCTGCAGTAATGCAGCTGCCACATGGCtacaacatacaaacataccCAAAGCAAATATGCTGAGTGTGAaggcacacacaagcacacacacacacacacatacacatacagatgcaCATAGTCACATGTTTTGACATATTTGCCTAATCATGTTACCAAAAACATGGGCGCCACACAGAGAACTATAGGAAACTGGGGGGCAAGAGGTGCTGTTCTCTTGGATATGGATATGTTTGTGCTAGAGAATGTATGTGTGctaggcagagagagaggatggaggtggCTGACTATCTCTGATTTATAAAACTAAAGCGGACAATaaatgcatgtatttgtgtgcgtgtgccaCAACTGTAGCACTCAATGAAACTGTCTAAACATACTTACAAAGTCATAAGTATGTGCTAAAGAATAGATTAATTATACCTGCCGGCCCCAGAAATCTTGTGGAAGCAAAATGTtaagttttgtctttgtggatgcccaaagaaaaaaaaaactagggTCCAAGAAAAAGTGGTTAGATTTTACTGCTTAGGCTGCAGTAGAATCAGTGCCTCTTTAGTGTAATAAATGTTGTGATTCACTTCACTGTGCAAGAAGATAAACAATCACCCAACCCAGGCCTAACCTGACATCTTCTGAATATAtacatttcctttcttttaGTTTGATCTTATCGTGCAGTGACTCTTTTCTCAGCATTTGACTCATACTCAACTGTCCATTCATGCGTCTTCTCGAATTATATGCAAAATCCAGTATTGATCAAATGTTGTACATTTGACTGATATTTGCTCTATGCTTCACTAGAGTCTGATTAAGAAAGGCAACTTTTGAGGCAAACCCCTCCTCTCTTGAAGACCCTATGGGTTCATTGTCTGCAAGGCTGCCATAGAGGTCTGTGTTTGAAATGGTTGAACTAAAGGTTGTTTAGTTCGGTTTAGATTCAGCCTCAGCAAGAAGGAATGTAAGTTTGTGCATTTTATATATAGATGAGtgtaaacacagctgtgtgATCAGCACAGATGATTCAGTGATATGATGGGGTCAAGTCTGGCGACTGTGACCTTCAACTCCAGACAAGTTGGAGCCCTAAAAGACGTTTTTTCAAATTCATCAGGCTTACTCTGGATGGATTATTGTAGTGAGACATGGTCCAAGAGTCACAAAGACTGAAACTTGAGAGTGACCTTGGCAACAGTCAAAGGGAGTTTCACTCAGGGAggaaacaatgacaacaaataaaacttaaGAGACTTTGAATCTTAATTTGGatggacaaaaatgtaaaaataaaaatatttcaactcTTGGAAACTGCACAGTCTCCACCATTAAGtggaaaatgacaaacatcTAATCTGTTCAGACAAAACGGGTAATGTTTTTAATTGGCCACATAGTGCAGTATTGGCTCATTTGTGGTGCACTCCACACACCTTTTGTCTGGCGCCAGTATTTTCCTGTCAACTTCTCATAAAATGCAGTAGATAACTCTGTGTCACCCCTTCTTCTTGCCa from Lates calcarifer isolate ASB-BC8 linkage group LG5, TLL_Latcal_v3, whole genome shotgun sequence includes these protein-coding regions:
- the LOC108887181 gene encoding vasorin, encoding MLPYFLLLLLSSGLVLSSDCPAECSCQVQDSIFCIHRHSSTVPHVPATTQELYIFQNGINTLSQDDFKGLVELEMLDLSQNELSEIPDGVFEMLSKLKNLDLSSNQITHISKNSFSGLVQLERLYLHANRIQSIHVEAFNSLEMLLELKLQGNQLTSLPSLHFPRLLLLDISQNNIPTLGPADLQTPHLEALKLASLGLTSVDEDLIASLGNLHELDISINQLAEVPQALKQDSLKGLIKLNLAANPFGKLRVEDFQKLTGLQELDLSGLHLQGFPQGFFQTFPRLSHLTAAENPFNCLCPLAWFPVWLKEKGVNLGRPEETRCHFPPVNAGKMLSALEHKDFGCPPTTTVLIGSPIGSTSVPLMPTTSPETTHTNAIPPPPPPSVETVSSKTDSYPLPPEPPVSPSSTSGENEPHICPPNICLNGGTCNFDPLGQLSCLCPSGTSGLYCENVDEVPEPPKPSATEVAPPVLPELDAISSRQVTSTSIHLDLHRFIKTRPHIRGIRLTYRNLSGPDRRPIILSVPASYPEYTLRGLIPNCTYSVCASPLGERVNSRSNSSCTEARTEGVPQTSLEPRVETQSQVTYTLIPALAALALVLGLAVVAGTIICLRKRRQAKAGMELELGPADPDPMELEGIKACLENGGNGTLPHKQPEVDHCHTPQPPSSLQQNGSLDYEVPLMQGHCPSNNNLASLKPSYF